The region GGAGACCCAGACCCTGAATTTGGCCGTTTGGCATTGCAAAATGACCGTTGCCGATCCAATTGTGACGATCGTCCCTTCACGACAGTATTCTACTTCCGATGGCTTGATATTTGCTCTGAACCCAATAAATCCCTAAATCACGGGAGAAATGGAGAATGCTATGATTACGATTGCACATCGACACCTTGCGGAAATTACCTTGCTAGACCTTGAAGGCCGAATGATCGGCGATGCCAGCAACCAATTTTTGGCGGTGGCTTCGACGACGATTGTAGAAGGTGGCACACGCAAGATGGTGCTCAATCTTCAGCACCTAGATCAATGCGACTCCATGGGAATCAGTGCATTGCTCCGGATTCATACCTCCTTGAAAAATATGGATGGCGCATTGATTCTTTGCCAACTCAACGATCTAGTGACGAAGGTTTTTGCCTTGACTCATATCGACGAAGTCATGCACATCGTGGCGACGGAAGAGGATGCCTTGGAAGAGTTGGGCGTGACCAGCGTGATTCATGG is a window of Bacteroidota bacterium DNA encoding:
- a CDS encoding STAS domain-containing protein — protein: MENAMITIAHRHLAEITLLDLEGRMIGDASNQFLAVASTTIVEGGTRKMVLNLQHLDQCDSMGISALLRIHTSLKNMDGALILCQLNDLVTKVFALTHIDEVMHIVATEEDALEELGVTSVIHGA